The following is a genomic window from Dehalogenimonas sp. 4OHTPN.
TAACGCCAGTATCTCGGATTTGAAAGATCTGCTTAAACGGGCGATCATTGCCAAACCGGAGCGCCACCATTTGGAAGCGGCCGGCGTTGGCGGCCGTCAGATGCGTCAGATCGGGGGATAGCTCATGGAATTATCTCATGTCGATGAGCGTGGCCGAGCCAGGATGGTAGACGTGACCGAAAAGAGAATCACCAGCCGCCGCGCTGTAGCTATCGCCCATATCAGCATGAAACCTGAGACACTGGAGCTGATCAAGAAAATGGAGGTCAGAAAGGGCGATGTACTGGCAGCGGCGCGTATCGCCGGAATAATGGCTGCCAAGAAAACGCCGGAATTGATACCGCTGTGCCATCCATTGACAATCTCGGAAACCGCAATCGATTTCGAGTTTTACGGCACCTACCAGTTAATAGTGTCAGCCGAGGTGAAGTGCACCGGGCCTACCGGTGTTGAAATGGAAGCCCTCACCGCCGCCAGCATCGCCGCTCTGACCGTATACGATATGTGCAAGGCGGTGGACAAGGGCATAACCATAGAACGAATCTACCTCGAAACTAAAGAGGGTGGCAAAAGCGGGACTTACAGGAGACTGGATGGCTAAGATTGTCGCTGTTTGCACTAGCAAAAAAAAAGGCACTAAGAAAAAAGATATTAGCCACGCGTTCCTGGAAGCGGATTACGGGATTCAAGGCGACGCCCATGCCACCAAAGGCTGGCATCGGCAGATTAGCCTGCTGGACAATTCCAGCATCGACAAGATGCGCGCCAAAGGGCTGGCGCTTTCACCCGGCGACTTCGCCGAGAACCTGACAACTGAAGGTCTCGAACTGATGACCCTGCCTGTCGGTACGAGGCTAAAGACAGGCAGGGGAGTTGAGCTGGAGATCACCCAGATCGGAAAGGAATGTCATCACCACTGCCAGATCTACCGCCAGGTGGGGATGTGCGTCATGCCTCTTGAGGGCGTCTTTGCCCGCATTGTCCGAGGCGGCGAAGTAAAAGCCGGGGATACCATTGAGGTTGTTGGGGCGTAACTCATTCCTGTGTCGGCAAGAGTTCAATTCAGCCGTTGAACAAGAAAACCCGGACCGTCTCGCCCTTTTCCAGGATGTCGATGTTGGCCGGAATGTCCAAGTAGCCGTCGGCCTCAGCGGTGGCGGTGATTGCGCCGGACTCTTTGAACAATGGCAATGCTTGCCCGGCGACAAGTTTAACCGGAAGGAACTGTCGCCGGCCGACACTGCCAGGCACGCTCTGCGCCAGCATAGCTTCCGTGGGTTGTTTAGCTTCGACTGGTAAACGAGCCATTTTCCTTACCGCCGGGGCCAGTAGAACATGACCGTTAATGAGACACGACGTCGGGTATCCCGGCATACCAAGCACCGGCTTGCCGTTGATTACGGCGAACATGGTCGGCTTGCCCGGCTTGACTTGAATGCCGTGGAAAAGCACTTTCCCCAGGTCTTCCAGTATGCTGAACATCAAGTCGCGTTCTCCGACTGAAGAGCCGCCGGAAATCACCACCATGTCGTTCTCCAGGGCTTGCTCGATGGCAACCCGCAGTTTCTCCGGCTTGTCCTCAGCGATAGGCATCTTCACCGGTTCTCCGCCATTTGAACCCACCACCGCAGCCAGGGTGTGCGAATTAATATCGTAGATCTGCCCCGGTTTGAGAGCTTGCCCGGCGGGGGCGATCTCCTCGCCGGTGGGCATGATAGCGATGCGGGGTTTTATGAATACTGAAGCTTCGGTAAAGCCCTGGGAGGCCAGCACACCGATCTTACCGGCATCAAACGGATTTCCCTGTTTCAAAATGATCTCACCCTGTTTGACATCTTCTCCAACCTGGCCGATGTTGGCACCGGGATAAACCGCCTTGAATATGTTGACCTGTTCATCGATACGTTCGGTCTCTTCTACCATGACCACCGCGTCGGCACCGGCAGGCATGGGCGCCCCGGTAGCAATTTGAACAGCTTCACCTTTTTCAGTGGTCACCAAAGGGGCGTCGCCAGCGAAGATTTGGTCTACTACCCGCAGAGACTTTGGGCTACGCCGACCGGCGCCGAAAGTATCCTCGGCAATAACGGCGTAGCCATCCATGGCAGCACGGGAAAAGGGGGGAATTGACATAATCGCCCGGAGATCTTCGGCCAGAACGCGACCGAAGAGGGTTTTGAACGATACAGATTCAGTTTTGTCAACCGGTACCACGGCATTCAACACTATCGCGAGGGCATCATCGAAATCCAATAGTCGTCCGAAAGGCTTCACCGCCCGGCCTCCCTCGCCAGGTGCCCAAGCTCGGGCAGAATGATCTTTTCTGCGGCTAGCTTAACCGCGTTGATAGAGCCGGGGAGGCACAGGATGATTTTGCCAGAGCTGACACCGCCCAGCGCGCGGCTCATGATAGCCGGTGTACCGATACTTTCCCAAGTCAAAAAACGGAAGAGCTCGCCGAAACCCGGAATTTCTTTGTCAAGCAAACCGGAAACGGTCTCGACAGTGATGTCGCGGTGGGAAAAGCCTGTCCCGCCGGTGGTTATAATGACCTTCACTAAATCATCGTCGGCGAAACCGGCGATGACTTTTTTTATTGCCATAGCATCGTTCTTGAGCAGGCAGTAACCGAGGACGGAATGGCCGTTTTCTTTAAGTGCTGATATCAGATAGCGCCCGGACTCATCGGTGTCCTCAGTTCGGGAATCAGAAATGGTTAAGACCGCACAGCCGACGGACTTGGGCGCTTTAGCCTTGTGATCAATGTGTCCCATAAGCCGCATTATAAGGCCGACAGGGGCTTTAGACAATCTTGGTCATTATCTAAACCCTGCGGTGGCTTGGTACTGCAGTAACTTTTGGAGTTTTTCAGGATGGCTGCTTTTCAGGAGGGCTTCCTCTTTTGATATCAGGTTTTTACGGAGTAAATCTGAGAGCGACTGGTCTAGAGTTTGCATACCGTCTTTCCCAGAGAGTTGAATGACGTTGGTGATCTCGTGAGTTTTCTGCTCGCGAATTAGGTTTCTAACCGCCGGACTGGCAATCATCACCTCAAAAGCAGGTACTCTTCCTTTGGCGTTGAGCCTTGGGATCAGAGTCTGGACTAACACAGCTTCAATCACCTGGCTGAATTGCAGCCGAATTTGCTGCTGTTGAGAAGGCGGGAAGATATCGATTACCCTGTCAACGGTCTGAGCAGCGTCGGTGGTGTGAAGCGTGCCAACAACGAGGTGACCGGTTTCAGCCGCAGCGATGGCCGTTGAAATTGTTTCAAGGTCACGCATTTCACCGACGATGATTACATCAGGGTCATGGCGGAGGGCGTGTTTCAAAGCGACAGCGAAGGCTTTGGTATCATCTCCGAGATCCCGCTGGGCGATCAGGCATTTCTTGTTCGAGTGCAGGTATTCAATCGGGTCTTCGATAGTGATTACGTTACGTGAAGCATTCTGATTCAGGTAGTCTACCATCGCAGCCATAGTTGTTGATTTTCCGGAACCTGTCGGTCCGCAGACCAGAATCATGCCACGGGGTTTTAAAATAAGTTCTTTACAGATTGCAGGTACCCCGAGCCGTTCCATAGATAGGATTTGAAACGGTACTTGGCGGAAAGCCATTGAAAGGGTACCCCTCTGACGCATAACGCTGACGCGGAAACGCGCGACCCCCGCTAAGCTGTAGGCGAAGTCAAGTTCCTTCTCCCGGAGGAAGGTTTCCTTTTGTTCCGGTTTGGCGATTTCATCCAGAACGGCTTCCAAATCAGCTGTCTTGAGGTTAGCGTATTGATCCTGAATG
Proteins encoded in this region:
- the glp gene encoding gephyrin-like molybdotransferase Glp, translated to MKPFGRLLDFDDALAIVLNAVVPVDKTESVSFKTLFGRVLAEDLRAIMSIPPFSRAAMDGYAVIAEDTFGAGRRSPKSLRVVDQIFAGDAPLVTTEKGEAVQIATGAPMPAGADAVVMVEETERIDEQVNIFKAVYPGANIGQVGEDVKQGEIILKQGNPFDAGKIGVLASQGFTEASVFIKPRIAIMPTGEEIAPAGQALKPGQIYDINSHTLAAVVGSNGGEPVKMPIAEDKPEKLRVAIEQALENDMVVISGGSSVGERDLMFSILEDLGKVLFHGIQVKPGKPTMFAVINGKPVLGMPGYPTSCLINGHVLLAPAVRKMARLPVEAKQPTEAMLAQSVPGSVGRRQFLPVKLVAGQALPLFKESGAITATAEADGYLDIPANIDILEKGETVRVFLFNG
- a CDS encoding molybdenum cofactor biosynthesis protein B translates to MGHIDHKAKAPKSVGCAVLTISDSRTEDTDESGRYLISALKENGHSVLGYCLLKNDAMAIKKVIAGFADDDLVKVIITTGGTGFSHRDITVETVSGLLDKEIPGFGELFRFLTWESIGTPAIMSRALGGVSSGKIILCLPGSINAVKLAAEKIILPELGHLAREAGR
- a CDS encoding type IV pilus twitching motility protein PilT → MANPTIPIFNTLEQDEVSQIDEWLRLLVELGGSDLHLRVPSPPVIRVDGELVIQDQYANLKTADLEAVLDEIAKPEQKETFLREKELDFAYSLAGVARFRVSVMRQRGTLSMAFRQVPFQILSMERLGVPAICKELILKPRGMILVCGPTGSGKSTTMAAMVDYLNQNASRNVITIEDPIEYLHSNKKCLIAQRDLGDDTKAFAVALKHALRHDPDVIIVGEMRDLETISTAIAAAETGHLVVGTLHTTDAAQTVDRVIDIFPPSQQQQIRLQFSQVIEAVLVQTLIPRLNAKGRVPAFEVMIASPAVRNLIREQKTHEITNVIQLSGKDGMQTLDQSLSDLLRKNLISKEEALLKSSHPEKLQKLLQYQATAGFR
- the moaC gene encoding cyclic pyranopterin monophosphate synthase MoaC, with amino-acid sequence MELSHVDERGRARMVDVTEKRITSRRAVAIAHISMKPETLELIKKMEVRKGDVLAAARIAGIMAAKKTPELIPLCHPLTISETAIDFEFYGTYQLIVSAEVKCTGPTGVEMEALTAASIAALTVYDMCKAVDKGITIERIYLETKEGGKSGTYRRLDG
- a CDS encoding MOSC domain-containing protein, yielding MAKIVAVCTSKKKGTKKKDISHAFLEADYGIQGDAHATKGWHRQISLLDNSSIDKMRAKGLALSPGDFAENLTTEGLELMTLPVGTRLKTGRGVELEITQIGKECHHHCQIYRQVGMCVMPLEGVFARIVRGGEVKAGDTIEVVGA